The DNA segment CCAGAAAGATCCCATGAGGAACCCCACAAAGTTCCGAAAAAATTTTCCGTTCACTTTCGGAAAAGCCAAGATCTTCGATCGATAAACCACCTCCTGTTGAAAGAATCCGAAGGACCGCCTTTTCTCCGTGAAGGGTCGGGTAGGTCGAAACCCGGACATCGACCGGTTTGCCACCGATTTTTAATCGCAATCTGCCGTCCTGCGGCTGTCTTCGTTCGGCAATGTCCATGCCGGAAATAATTTTAATACGCGAAATAATCGGAAGATGCATTTCGCTCGCAAGAATCTGTCTTTCTTCCAGGAGCCCATCAACCCGATATCGGACATGAACCCCTGTCCGTCTCGGTTCAATATGGATATCCGATGCCCCTTCCTGGGAGGCCCTGACAATAATCTCATTGGTCAATTGGACCACCTTGGGACCTGTGGCAATCTCCTCAAGCCTTCTTCCTTCATGCATCGATGTCATTTGTTCATCAGAGCTGACAGACTCCACAAGCTCCAAAGAAACCTCGGACAGGGATCGCTTCAAACTATACGTTTTTTGAATCGCCTCATCGATTTCATAGGAGGAGGCAAGGACCGCACGAATCTTGCAACCTAATGTCTGACGCAGATCCTCAACGGCATGGAGATTCAAGGGATCCGACATCGCCACAACAACTTCCTTGTCTTCCTTTCTTAAGGGGATCAATCGATGCCGTCTCGCCACCGAAAGCGGGACCTTGTGCACCAGATCCCGATCGATCACATATTTTTTGAGGGACACATAGGGGATTGAAAGGTACTGGGCCAAAAAGTTTAAAAAGTCAGGCTCACTGACAAATCCTTTTCGAATAAGGATATCCGAAATATCTTCTCCCATAGTCTCATGACTGACTCGGGCCACGGCAAGCTGATCGGGACTGATCAACCCCTCCTTCACCATCTCCGTCGTGAGACGCTCCATAAGCTGGGGGTTCAATGTCATCGTCATGCCGCCATTATAGCCGATTTCATCCCTGTCATCAATTTTTGATTTTAAATGTAATTAATTGTGATAGCATCTATTAGTAATAGATGATTAATAATCTTATCAAAATGATAATAGAAAAGGGGGCTTCGGACCTCCATCTTGTTGCTGGCGCCCCCCCACAGGCCAGAATCGATGGGAAAATCAGCCCCTTACCAGCCCCTCCCCTCACGCCTGAATCGGTCAAGGAGCTCTGTTTTAGTGTCCTCTCCCCGGAGCAAAAGGCAACATTCGAAGTACGACATGAATGCGATCTGGCAATCGAATTTGAGGGGCTCGGCCGATTTCGCGTCAA comes from the Deltaproteobacteria bacterium genome and includes:
- a CDS encoding type II/IV secretion system protein, encoding MTMTLNPQLMERLTTEMVKEGLISPDQLAVARVSHETMGEDISDILIRKGFVSEPDFLNFLAQYLSIPYVSLKKYVIDRDLVHKVPLSVARRHRLIPLRKEDKEVVVAMSDPLNLHAVEDLRQTLGCKIRAVLASSYEIDEAIQKTYSLKRSLSEVSLELVESVSSDEQMTSMHEGRRLEEIATGPKVVQLTNEIIVRASQEGASDIHIEPRRTGVHVRYRVDGLLEERQILASEMHLPIISRIKIISGMDIAERRQPQDGRLRLKIGGKPVDVRVSTYPTLHGEKAVLRILSTGGGLSIEDLGFSESERKIFSELCGVPHGIFLVTGPTGSGKSTTLYAALERLNSPEKNIVSIEDPVEREIAGVSQAQINPKAGITFASALRAILRQDPDIIMLGEIRDRETAEIAVRAANTGHMVLSTLHTNTTAGAVSRLLDLGVEPFLLSSALVGVMAQRLVRRICPQCREECAPPQLASVEPIIGVVKKFYRGRGCTKCRLSGFSGRIGIFELAPIRGAVRVMIDEGMNESKIEESFRKIGVKTMLEDGFDKVEAGMTTIEEVLRVTQQED